One Saprospiraceae bacterium genomic region harbors:
- the bshA gene encoding N-acetyl-alpha-D-glucosaminyl L-malate synthase BshA, whose product MNIGIVCYPTYGGSGVVATELGMALAEQGHKVHFINYRRPARLSPYLADIYYHEVAPMEYPLFEFKPMDTALASKIVDVALFENLDILHVHYALPHATIGFLAREILKTKGKKLPFVTTLHGTDITLIGADRSYFPVVEFSINQSDAVTAVSQSLRQQTLDSFKMDKDIHVIPNFIDFKRFGKTENQNLRRQFADDHEKILIHVSNFRKVKRIDDALSVFRKILEKIPAKFLLVGDGPERPRLESLCRDWNICHEVRFLGKQDMVEELLSISDLFILPSEHESFGLAALEAMACEVPVIASNAGGLNEVVVDGKTGFTCPVGDVDYMYNKAFEILSDPQVHQQFRKDSIARAHDFDITKVLPLYENLYAGLI is encoded by the coding sequence ATGAATATTGGGATAGTTTGTTATCCTACCTATGGCGGTAGTGGGGTTGTGGCCACTGAGCTGGGAATGGCCCTGGCTGAACAAGGTCACAAGGTACATTTTATCAATTATCGACGTCCGGCCCGGCTCAGTCCTTACCTTGCCGATATCTATTATCACGAGGTTGCTCCAATGGAATATCCTTTGTTTGAGTTCAAACCCATGGATACAGCACTGGCAAGTAAAATCGTAGATGTGGCATTATTCGAAAATCTGGATATCCTCCACGTTCACTATGCCCTGCCACATGCCACCATCGGCTTTCTGGCTCGTGAAATCCTCAAAACCAAAGGAAAAAAATTGCCTTTTGTAACTACCCTGCACGGTACAGATATTACTTTGATCGGCGCAGATCGGTCTTATTTTCCGGTAGTCGAATTTAGCATCAATCAGTCAGATGCTGTTACGGCCGTTTCACAATCTTTGAGGCAACAAACCCTGGATTCTTTCAAAATGGATAAAGACATTCATGTGATTCCGAATTTCATCGACTTTAAAAGATTTGGAAAAACCGAAAATCAAAATCTGAGGCGGCAATTTGCAGATGATCACGAAAAAATATTAATCCACGTTTCCAATTTCAGGAAAGTAAAAAGAATTGACGACGCTCTTTCTGTTTTCAGAAAAATTCTAGAAAAAATTCCAGCAAAATTTCTTTTGGTAGGTGATGGACCGGAAAGACCAAGATTGGAATCGCTGTGCAGGGACTGGAACATTTGTCATGAAGTTAGATTTCTTGGAAAACAGGATATGGTCGAAGAGTTGTTGTCGATTTCTGATCTATTTATTCTACCGTCTGAACACGAAAGTTTTGGCCTGGCAGCTCTTGAAGCTATGGCTTGCGAAGTTCCGGTGATCGCATCCAATGCCGGCGGACTGAATGAAGTGGTTGTGGATGGAAAAACCGGATTTACCTGTCCCGTAGGAGATGTTGATTATATGTATAACAAGGCTTTTGAAATACTCTCTGATCCTCAGGTACATCAGCAATTCAGAAAAGACTCCATCGCACGTGCACATGATTTCGATATTACAAAAGTCCTTCCTTTATATGAGAACTTGTATGCGGGTCTGATTTAG
- a CDS encoding cation-translocating P-type ATPase, which yields MVPYYRLNTEELLENLQSNKQGLSSDEIRKRISIYGPNELKTKAKTPAWIMFLNQFRDFMILILAMASILSGVLGDLTDTFIILGIILINAFVGFYQEYHAEKALEALKQLAMSYIQVIRNGHSQIVNSTELVPGDLVLLESGNVVPADMRVIQNFSLRVDESSLTGESMPIDKTDHQITENDVILAEQMNMIFKGTLVTHGRALAVVCTTGMQTELGRIAGLLQEEKLKTPLQDRMTRFGKSLSYLILFICFILFVAGWLRGEEPFGLLLISISLAVAAIPEALPVLIMIALASGASRLARKNALIRKLPAVETLGSVSIICSDKTGTLTQNKMKVEFLHEFPLCEKKSGRSMLVTAMALNHDVTLDPSDQLIGEPTEKALLVKVIEDLGVEHYRDLVAEFPRIAELPFDSDRKCMTTVHDDHGRFLVITKGAFDSISEILRHKSEQEELMEISEKWAQQGIRVMAYSFRTLDKLPSPFEYKLIEHEQLFVGLVGLLDPARDEVPESIAICKKAGIIPVMITGDHPATAMYIARKIGILDGSDRLISGSDFRAMDKEEILEQVDEIKVYARVTPEQKLQIVRNLQSKGHIVAMTGDGVNDAASLKASNIGVAMGINGTDVSKEASDMILLDDNFTTIVKAVQEGRRVYDNIRKFIKYIMTCNSAEIWTILLAPLIGLPIPLLPVHLLWINLVTDGFPALALARERGETDIMHRPPRKPSESIFAEGMAYHIIWVGLLMAGITLATQAWAYSKGLESWQTMVFSVLAFSQLGHVLAVKSDKTFLYEQGLFSNMNMVWAITSTFVLQMLIIYTPAMNALFKTQPLSFKELAICLLLSVVVFHAVEFEKWVRYKKKMKSEKPKENGLR from the coding sequence ATGGTCCCATATTATCGATTGAATACGGAAGAATTGCTGGAAAATTTGCAATCTAACAAGCAGGGATTATCCAGTGATGAAATCCGCAAGAGGATATCCATATACGGACCCAATGAATTAAAGACCAAAGCCAAAACACCCGCCTGGATCATGTTCCTGAATCAGTTCAGGGATTTTATGATCTTGATCCTCGCCATGGCTTCTATACTTTCGGGCGTTTTGGGTGACTTGACCGATACTTTTATCATCCTGGGAATCATTTTGATCAACGCTTTTGTAGGCTTTTATCAGGAGTACCACGCCGAGAAAGCCCTGGAAGCTCTGAAACAACTGGCGATGAGTTATATTCAGGTAATCCGGAATGGACATTCGCAGATTGTAAATTCCACAGAACTGGTTCCTGGTGATTTGGTTTTGCTGGAATCGGGCAATGTGGTCCCTGCTGATATGCGGGTAATTCAAAATTTTTCGCTCCGCGTCGATGAATCTTCACTTACCGGAGAGTCCATGCCCATTGATAAAACGGATCATCAGATCACTGAGAATGATGTGATCCTTGCTGAACAGATGAACATGATCTTCAAAGGAACGCTGGTCACTCACGGCAGAGCACTGGCTGTGGTTTGTACTACAGGAATGCAAACTGAATTGGGTCGCATTGCGGGTTTACTTCAGGAAGAAAAATTAAAAACTCCGTTACAGGATCGAATGACCCGGTTTGGTAAAAGTTTGTCTTATTTGATTCTTTTCATTTGTTTCATCCTATTTGTAGCGGGCTGGCTGAGGGGTGAGGAGCCATTCGGATTGTTGTTGATATCGATCAGTCTTGCCGTTGCCGCAATTCCGGAAGCATTGCCGGTATTGATCATGATCGCATTGGCAAGTGGAGCATCGAGGCTAGCCAGGAAAAATGCACTCATTCGCAAATTGCCGGCCGTTGAAACACTAGGCTCAGTATCCATCATTTGCAGCGATAAAACGGGTACGCTGACTCAAAACAAAATGAAGGTGGAGTTTTTGCATGAATTTCCTTTATGTGAGAAAAAATCCGGCAGGTCTATGCTTGTTACGGCCATGGCATTGAATCACGATGTCACCCTTGACCCGTCAGACCAACTGATTGGAGAGCCTACAGAGAAAGCACTCCTGGTAAAAGTCATCGAAGATCTTGGCGTAGAACATTATAGAGATCTGGTGGCAGAATTCCCGCGGATTGCCGAATTGCCTTTTGATTCAGACCGTAAATGCATGACAACCGTTCACGACGATCATGGGCGTTTTCTTGTTATTACTAAAGGTGCTTTCGACTCAATTTCCGAAATATTGAGGCATAAAAGTGAACAAGAAGAGCTCATGGAGATTTCCGAGAAATGGGCTCAGCAGGGAATTCGGGTCATGGCTTATAGTTTTCGAACACTCGATAAGCTTCCGAGTCCATTTGAGTATAAGTTGATAGAGCACGAACAGTTGTTCGTTGGTTTGGTTGGACTGCTTGATCCTGCCCGTGATGAAGTTCCGGAGTCCATTGCAATTTGTAAGAAGGCGGGCATTATTCCGGTAATGATTACGGGAGATCATCCCGCTACAGCGATGTATATAGCCAGGAAAATAGGAATCCTCGATGGAAGTGATCGACTTATTTCAGGTTCAGATTTCAGAGCAATGGATAAAGAAGAAATCTTAGAGCAGGTTGATGAAATTAAAGTTTATGCCCGGGTAACTCCGGAACAAAAATTGCAAATTGTCAGAAACCTTCAATCAAAAGGGCATATCGTGGCGATGACTGGCGATGGGGTAAATGATGCAGCATCGTTAAAAGCATCCAATATCGGCGTAGCCATGGGCATCAATGGAACCGATGTGAGCAAGGAAGCTTCTGATATGATATTATTGGACGACAATTTTACGACTATTGTCAAGGCGGTTCAGGAAGGCAGGAGGGTGTATGATAATATAAGGAAGTTTATAAAATATATCATGACCTGCAACAGTGCAGAGATTTGGACAATATTGCTGGCACCGCTTATTGGACTTCCCATACCGCTATTACCGGTGCATTTGTTATGGATCAATCTCGTTACGGATGGATTTCCTGCGCTTGCATTGGCCAGGGAAAGAGGAGAAACGGATATTATGCACAGGCCCCCGCGCAAACCCAGTGAAAGTATTTTTGCCGAAGGGATGGCTTACCATATCATCTGGGTAGGACTTTTGATGGCAGGCATTACGCTGGCAACACAGGCATGGGCTTATAGTAAAGGTTTGGAAAGCTGGCAAACCATGGTTTTTTCAGTACTTGCATTTTCGCAACTGGGGCATGTGCTTGCTGTCAAAAGCGATAAAACTTTTTTATACGAGCAGGGTTTGTTTTCAAATATGAATATGGTCTGGGCAATAACTTCAACTTTTGTTTTACAAATGTTGATTATCTATACGCCCGCTATGAATGCCCTGTTTAAAACACAACCACTGAGTTTTAAGGAACTGGCAATTTGTTTATTATTATCTGTCGTTGTATTTCACGCAGTAGAATTCGAGAAATGGGTGAGGTACAAAAAGAAGATGAAAAGCGAAAAGCCAAAAGAGAATGGATTAAGATGA
- a CDS encoding T9SS type A sorting domain-containing protein — MRILFPFVIVFINVMIGSSQSLIIDHHSVKDFEFIPEVYKLQAQNQRMLFMDRSVGANISANLDCLAKEWASAPNYCKRYQHRDSAYAVDPSEVYWNGVWDRSNWRYEFWPNNCSEDVQCFIDFMQVRMDSFDIVGCQFSYLAVIQGSKIADPVSGFFGSNPGRNHASVYHNFASLHPDKKLVWWTTSLARGIGSPESQAFNNQMREYAKDNQIILFDVADILSHDPTGKPCYDNRDGVDYLDEMNPDDGLDIPAICPQYTTETEGGHLGSIAAGGIRVAKAFWVLMARLSGWNGLPTSTNERLLVSPKIYPNPAKKLVMVEFQNPWKGPVQFEIINSQGHLLKAQNHQADRDLSHFSISLEGLPSGLYILKSKFENGIVLNKFLLTE, encoded by the coding sequence ATGCGCATTCTATTTCCATTTGTCATAGTATTCATAAATGTCATGATTGGGTCTTCCCAGTCGCTGATCATAGACCATCATTCAGTAAAAGATTTTGAATTCATTCCGGAGGTTTATAAACTACAGGCTCAAAACCAGCGAATGCTATTTATGGACCGGTCGGTCGGGGCCAATATTTCTGCCAATCTCGACTGCCTGGCCAAAGAATGGGCAAGTGCCCCAAATTATTGCAAGCGATATCAGCATCGTGATTCTGCTTATGCTGTTGATCCTTCGGAGGTTTATTGGAACGGAGTTTGGGACCGCAGCAACTGGCGCTACGAATTCTGGCCCAACAATTGTTCGGAAGACGTTCAATGTTTTATCGATTTCATGCAAGTCCGTATGGATTCCTTCGACATTGTTGGATGTCAGTTTTCTTATTTGGCCGTAATTCAGGGTTCAAAAATTGCGGATCCTGTTAGCGGATTTTTTGGCTCTAATCCAGGGAGAAATCATGCCTCTGTCTATCACAATTTTGCCAGTTTGCATCCGGATAAAAAGCTTGTTTGGTGGACGACCTCTCTGGCCCGGGGTATAGGTTCTCCGGAATCACAGGCGTTCAATAATCAAATGCGTGAATATGCAAAAGACAACCAGATTATCTTGTTTGATGTGGCCGACATTCTTTCACACGACCCAACAGGCAAGCCTTGTTACGATAACCGCGATGGAGTGGATTATTTAGACGAGATGAACCCGGATGATGGTCTCGATATTCCAGCCATATGTCCACAATACACCACAGAAACAGAAGGGGGCCATCTGGGCAGTATCGCGGCAGGCGGCATCCGCGTTGCCAAAGCCTTTTGGGTACTTATGGCCAGACTCTCCGGCTGGAACGGGCTGCCCACGTCAACGAACGAACGTTTGTTAGTAAGCCCAAAAATATATCCCAATCCTGCCAAGAAATTAGTGATGGTGGAATTTCAAAATCCCTGGAAGGGCCCTGTTCAATTCGAGATTATAAACAGTCAGGGACATCTTTTAAAAGCTCAAAATCATCAAGCTGATCGAGATTTATCGCATTTTAGCATTTCCTTGGAAGGCCTTCCATCAGGTCTGTATATCTTAAAATCAAAATTTGAGAATGGGATCGTACTGAATAAATTTTTACTTACTGAATGA
- the phbB gene encoding acetoacetyl-CoA reductase, producing MKDGKYIALVTGATGGLGTDMCRTLAEDGYFVIANYRSDIKAEEWHKKMSAEGYDFRMAKADVAEYNEVEAMIHQIEKDHGVIDVLVNNAGITRDGSFRKMSFENWDIVIKSNLYSAFNCTRCVINPMIEQKYGRIINISSVNGQRAQFGQANYSAAKAGMHGLTKTVAIEVAKLGITVNTISPGYIGTDMVMAVPQEYRDKIVANIPMGRMGGTYEVAHLVSFLASKQAAFITGANYEINGGQHVY from the coding sequence ATGAAAGATGGAAAATACATTGCCTTGGTTACAGGTGCAACAGGTGGACTGGGTACTGACATGTGCCGGACACTTGCAGAAGATGGCTATTTTGTAATCGCTAATTATCGCTCAGATATCAAAGCGGAAGAATGGCATAAAAAAATGAGCGCAGAAGGATACGATTTTAGAATGGCCAAAGCAGATGTTGCAGAGTATAACGAGGTGGAGGCAATGATCCATCAGATCGAAAAAGATCATGGAGTTATCGATGTATTGGTCAACAATGCGGGTATTACGCGCGATGGTTCCTTTCGCAAGATGAGCTTCGAAAATTGGGATATCGTCATCAAAAGCAATTTATATTCAGCATTTAACTGTACACGCTGTGTGATCAATCCCATGATCGAGCAAAAATACGGACGGATCATAAACATTTCTTCTGTGAATGGACAACGGGCTCAATTCGGACAAGCCAATTATTCTGCTGCAAAAGCCGGTATGCATGGCTTGACGAAAACCGTTGCCATTGAAGTTGCCAAATTGGGTATTACTGTAAACACCATCAGTCCCGGATACATCGGTACGGATATGGTCATGGCTGTACCTCAGGAATATCGCGATAAAATTGTTGCGAATATCCCGATGGGTCGAATGGGCGGTACCTATGAAGTTGCTCATCTCGTAAGTTTTTTAGCCAGTAAACAAGCCGCTTTCATTACCGGAGCGAATTACGAGATCAACGGTGGACAGCACGTTTATTAA